The following are encoded in a window of Mangifera indica cultivar Alphonso unplaced genomic scaffold, CATAS_Mindica_2.1 Un_0044, whole genome shotgun sequence genomic DNA:
- the LOC123206631 gene encoding RNA pseudouridine synthase 4, mitochondrial-like isoform X3, whose protein sequence is MVDPSLLCRSLVLRLQPCTVTCGAIRCSITAFQRYYTTNKDGSNNRGKWFTLPPFSSTINGSNLGKQLVGGPKVSTSEMTALKWVHQCCPQLARSLIQKLFRLRQVRREFITIKSSENGGQLQESKLKRVAAKDLLKLGDRIFLPITIQEFPTEKQDCPCTDEELNYIRSLELYKDSAIIVVNKPPGMPVQGGIGIKRSLDELAATSLTYDYSEPPRLVHRLDRDSSGILVMGRTHTSATVLHSVFREKTISASKDDINNEKRILQRWYWALVIGSPRRSRGLISAPLGKVVLDNGKSDRITVVNNSQNMTSQHAITEYRVIDSSHGYTWLELSPLTGRKHQLRVHCAEVLGTPIVGDYKYGWQAHRKWKELHSSDLIKNSNEKVSKEKALPFGLDLENGSILGKHPHLHLH, encoded by the exons ATGGTAGATCCGAGCCTCCTTTGCCGCTCCCTCGTCCTCCGATTGCAACCGTGCACCGTCACTTGCGGGGCCATCAGATGTTCCATAACGGCCTTTCAGCGATACTACACTACAAATAAAGATGGTAGTAATAATAGAGGTAAATGGTTCACTTTGCCTCCTTTCAGTTCCACCATAAACGGCTCGAATTTGGGAAAGCAGCTGGTCGGCGGCCCAAAAGTCTCCACTTCTGAAATGACGGCGCTTAAATGGGTTCATCAGTGCTGTCCTCAGTTGGCTAGAAGTCTCATACAAAAGCTTTTTCGTTTGAGACAG GTTCGAAGAGAATTCATAACCATCAAAAGTTCAGAAAATGGTGGTCAGTTACAAGAAAGTAAACTCAAAAGG GTGGCAGCCAAGGACTTGTTGAAGTTGGGAGATCGAATCTTTCTCCCCATTACCATCCAGGAGTTTCCTACTGAGAAACAGGATTGCCCTTGCACTGACGAAGAATTGAATTATATTCGTAGCCTGGAGTTGTATAAG GATTCAGCCATTATTGTTGTCAACAAACCTCCTGGGATGCCTGTTCAG GGTGGCATTGGCATTAAAAGAAGTTTAGATGAGCTAGCAGCTACCTCTTTAACTTATGATTACTCAGAGCCGCCACGGCTG GTACATAGACTTGACAGAGATAGTAGTGGCATATTGGTGATGGGAAGGACGCATACAAGTGCAACAGTTTTGCATTCTGTATTCCGTGAGAAAACTATTAGTGCATCAAAAGAT GACATTAACAATGAAAAGAGAATCTTGCAAAGATGGTATTGGGCTCTTGTCATTGGATCTCCAAGACGCTCAAGGGGTTTAATATCAGCACCATTGGGAAAG GTTGTACTGGACAATGGAAAATCCGATCGAATCACAGTTGTTAACAACTCTCAAAATATGACATCACAGCATGCAATAACAGAGTACAGAGTGATTGATTCATCTCATG GTTACACATGGTTAGAGTTATCTCCTCTTACTGGTAGAAAGCATCAG CTCCGCGTACACTGTGCTGAGGTGCTGGGTACACCTATAGTTGGAGATTACAAATATGGTTGGCAAGCTCATCGGAAGTGGAAAGAGTTGCATTCATCTGATCTTATTAAGAACTCAAACGAGAAGGTTTCGAAAGAAAAAGCTCTTCCCTTTGGCCTTGATTTGGAGAATGGAAGCATCCTTGGAAAGCACCCTCACCTGCATCTTCACT GA
- the LOC123206631 gene encoding RNA pseudouridine synthase 4, mitochondrial-like isoform X2, which produces MVDPSLLCRSLVLRLQPCTVTCGAIRCSITAFQRYYTTNKDGSNNRGKWFTLPPFSSTINGSNLGKQLVGGPKVSTSEMTALKWVHQCCPQLARSLIQKLFRLRQVAAKDLLKLGDRIFLPITIQEFPTEKQDCPCTDEELNYIRSLELYKDSAIIVVNKPPGMPVQGGIGIKRSLDELAATSLTYDYSEPPRLVHRLDRDSSGILVMGRTHTSATVLHSVFREKTISASKDDINNEKRILQRWYWALVIGSPRRSRGLISAPLGKVVLDNGKSDRITVVNNSQNMTSQHAITEYRVIDSSHGYTWLELSPLTGRKHQLRVHCAEVLGTPIVGDYKYGWQAHRKWKELHSSDLIKNSNEKVSKEKALPFGLDLENGSILGKHPHLHLHCKEMILPNVSQAVQTMQSSSDYDLSELKTLKLVAPLPSHMQRSWDFMNS; this is translated from the exons ATGGTAGATCCGAGCCTCCTTTGCCGCTCCCTCGTCCTCCGATTGCAACCGTGCACCGTCACTTGCGGGGCCATCAGATGTTCCATAACGGCCTTTCAGCGATACTACACTACAAATAAAGATGGTAGTAATAATAGAGGTAAATGGTTCACTTTGCCTCCTTTCAGTTCCACCATAAACGGCTCGAATTTGGGAAAGCAGCTGGTCGGCGGCCCAAAAGTCTCCACTTCTGAAATGACGGCGCTTAAATGGGTTCATCAGTGCTGTCCTCAGTTGGCTAGAAGTCTCATACAAAAGCTTTTTCGTTTGAGACAG GTGGCAGCCAAGGACTTGTTGAAGTTGGGAGATCGAATCTTTCTCCCCATTACCATCCAGGAGTTTCCTACTGAGAAACAGGATTGCCCTTGCACTGACGAAGAATTGAATTATATTCGTAGCCTGGAGTTGTATAAG GATTCAGCCATTATTGTTGTCAACAAACCTCCTGGGATGCCTGTTCAG GGTGGCATTGGCATTAAAAGAAGTTTAGATGAGCTAGCAGCTACCTCTTTAACTTATGATTACTCAGAGCCGCCACGGCTG GTACATAGACTTGACAGAGATAGTAGTGGCATATTGGTGATGGGAAGGACGCATACAAGTGCAACAGTTTTGCATTCTGTATTCCGTGAGAAAACTATTAGTGCATCAAAAGAT GACATTAACAATGAAAAGAGAATCTTGCAAAGATGGTATTGGGCTCTTGTCATTGGATCTCCAAGACGCTCAAGGGGTTTAATATCAGCACCATTGGGAAAG GTTGTACTGGACAATGGAAAATCCGATCGAATCACAGTTGTTAACAACTCTCAAAATATGACATCACAGCATGCAATAACAGAGTACAGAGTGATTGATTCATCTCATG GTTACACATGGTTAGAGTTATCTCCTCTTACTGGTAGAAAGCATCAG CTCCGCGTACACTGTGCTGAGGTGCTGGGTACACCTATAGTTGGAGATTACAAATATGGTTGGCAAGCTCATCGGAAGTGGAAAGAGTTGCATTCATCTGATCTTATTAAGAACTCAAACGAGAAGGTTTCGAAAGAAAAAGCTCTTCCCTTTGGCCTTGATTTGGAGAATGGAAGCATCCTTGGAAAGCACCCTCACCTGCATCTTCACTGTAAGGAAATGATTTTACCCAATGTGTCTCAGGCTGTGCAAACTATGCAATCATCTTCAGACTATGATCTTTCAGAATTGAAAACCCTGAAGTTGGTTGCACCTTTGCCTTCACACATGCAAAGAAGTTGGGATTTTATGAATTCTTGA
- the LOC123206631 gene encoding RNA pseudouridine synthase 4, mitochondrial-like isoform X1 yields the protein MVDPSLLCRSLVLRLQPCTVTCGAIRCSITAFQRYYTTNKDGSNNRGKWFTLPPFSSTINGSNLGKQLVGGPKVSTSEMTALKWVHQCCPQLARSLIQKLFRLRQVRREFITIKSSENGGQLQESKLKRVAAKDLLKLGDRIFLPITIQEFPTEKQDCPCTDEELNYIRSLELYKDSAIIVVNKPPGMPVQGGIGIKRSLDELAATSLTYDYSEPPRLVHRLDRDSSGILVMGRTHTSATVLHSVFREKTISASKDDINNEKRILQRWYWALVIGSPRRSRGLISAPLGKVVLDNGKSDRITVVNNSQNMTSQHAITEYRVIDSSHGYTWLELSPLTGRKHQLRVHCAEVLGTPIVGDYKYGWQAHRKWKELHSSDLIKNSNEKVSKEKALPFGLDLENGSILGKHPHLHLHCKEMILPNVSQAVQTMQSSSDYDLSELKTLKLVAPLPSHMQRSWDFMNS from the exons ATGGTAGATCCGAGCCTCCTTTGCCGCTCCCTCGTCCTCCGATTGCAACCGTGCACCGTCACTTGCGGGGCCATCAGATGTTCCATAACGGCCTTTCAGCGATACTACACTACAAATAAAGATGGTAGTAATAATAGAGGTAAATGGTTCACTTTGCCTCCTTTCAGTTCCACCATAAACGGCTCGAATTTGGGAAAGCAGCTGGTCGGCGGCCCAAAAGTCTCCACTTCTGAAATGACGGCGCTTAAATGGGTTCATCAGTGCTGTCCTCAGTTGGCTAGAAGTCTCATACAAAAGCTTTTTCGTTTGAGACAG GTTCGAAGAGAATTCATAACCATCAAAAGTTCAGAAAATGGTGGTCAGTTACAAGAAAGTAAACTCAAAAGG GTGGCAGCCAAGGACTTGTTGAAGTTGGGAGATCGAATCTTTCTCCCCATTACCATCCAGGAGTTTCCTACTGAGAAACAGGATTGCCCTTGCACTGACGAAGAATTGAATTATATTCGTAGCCTGGAGTTGTATAAG GATTCAGCCATTATTGTTGTCAACAAACCTCCTGGGATGCCTGTTCAG GGTGGCATTGGCATTAAAAGAAGTTTAGATGAGCTAGCAGCTACCTCTTTAACTTATGATTACTCAGAGCCGCCACGGCTG GTACATAGACTTGACAGAGATAGTAGTGGCATATTGGTGATGGGAAGGACGCATACAAGTGCAACAGTTTTGCATTCTGTATTCCGTGAGAAAACTATTAGTGCATCAAAAGAT GACATTAACAATGAAAAGAGAATCTTGCAAAGATGGTATTGGGCTCTTGTCATTGGATCTCCAAGACGCTCAAGGGGTTTAATATCAGCACCATTGGGAAAG GTTGTACTGGACAATGGAAAATCCGATCGAATCACAGTTGTTAACAACTCTCAAAATATGACATCACAGCATGCAATAACAGAGTACAGAGTGATTGATTCATCTCATG GTTACACATGGTTAGAGTTATCTCCTCTTACTGGTAGAAAGCATCAG CTCCGCGTACACTGTGCTGAGGTGCTGGGTACACCTATAGTTGGAGATTACAAATATGGTTGGCAAGCTCATCGGAAGTGGAAAGAGTTGCATTCATCTGATCTTATTAAGAACTCAAACGAGAAGGTTTCGAAAGAAAAAGCTCTTCCCTTTGGCCTTGATTTGGAGAATGGAAGCATCCTTGGAAAGCACCCTCACCTGCATCTTCACTGTAAGGAAATGATTTTACCCAATGTGTCTCAGGCTGTGCAAACTATGCAATCATCTTCAGACTATGATCTTTCAGAATTGAAAACCCTGAAGTTGGTTGCACCTTTGCCTTCACACATGCAAAGAAGTTGGGATTTTATGAATTCTTGA
- the LOC123206632 gene encoding UDP-glycosyltransferase 84B2-like, which translates to MALTEDKQVIHHVLLVAFAAQGHINPLLRLGKRLVSKGLHATLACTGNIQERLLKQFATTNTEDESNNSKNHSISGIQLLFFSDGFDLDYDRKADLDHYFNTLEKVGPVNLSNMIIEHYYNNHKKLSCIVINPFVPWAADVAVQHRVPCALLWIQPCSIFAIYYRFFNKLNSFPTSENPDLSVELPGLPVLSTEDLPSFVLPSNPFNSLLKMISGLYQNMKKHKWVLANSFLELEKDVIHSMYELCPIRPVGPLVPTSLLCEDEDSDVGVELWKPEDACLEWLNKQSASSVIYVSFGSITVLSAKQMEAIATALKNSNHPFLWVAKQPEVPTSDGAGQLPNGFIEETKDQGFIASWCPQTKVLAHPAIVCFITHCGWNSLSETIAAGVPVITFPQWSDQPTNAKLVTAVFKIGLKLRRNSEGIVSTEEVETCIEEIINGPKSEEYKKNVMELKAAATKAVASGGSSDLNIQWLVDEISNGNSCESEGFHFLSDNQSAEQDKVTT; encoded by the coding sequence ATGGCTCTAACGGAAGACAAACAAGTCATTCATCATGTGCTATTGGTGGCATTCGCAGCTCAAGGTCACATTAATCCATTGCTTAGACTTGGCAAACGCCTTGTCTCCAAGGGCCTCCATGCTACACTCGCCTGTACCGGAAACATCCAAGAACGCTTGCTTAAACAATTTGCCACCACCAACACAGAAGACGAAAGCAACAACAGCAAGAACCACTCTATTTCTGGGATCCAACTTCTGTTTTTCTCTGATGGGTTCGACTTAGACTATGACCGCAAAGCCGATTTAGATCACTACTTCAACACTCTAGAAAAAGTCGGTCCTGTTAACCTCTCAAACATGATTATAGAACACTACTATAATAACCACAAGAAGCTCTCTTGCATCGTTATCAATCCGTTTGTTCCTTGGGCGGCTGATGTTGCTGTTCAGCATAGAGTCCCTTGTGCCTTGCTCTGGATCCAACCATGTTCAATCTTTGCTATTTATTATCGTTTTTTCAACAAACTAAACTCGTTTCCCACCTCAGAGAACCCTGACTTGAGTGTTGAGTTACCAGGCTTACCAGTGTTGTCCACAGAAGACCTTCCTTCATTTGTTCTTCCTTCAAATCCATTCAATAGCCTCTTAAAAATGATCTCCGGTTTGTACCAAAACATGAAGAAGCACAAATGGGTACTGGCCAATTCATTTTTAGAGTTAGAGAAAGACGTCATTCACTCCATGTACGAGCTTTGTCCAATACGACCCGTCGGTCCTCTGGTCCCCACTTCACTACTTTGTGAAGATGAAGACTCCGATGTTGGCGTTGAACTCTGGAAACCTGAAGATGCTTGCTTAGAATGGCTAAACAAACAATCAGCTTCTTCAGTTATTTATGTATCATTTGGTAGCATCACCGTCTTATCAGCAAAACAAATGGAGGCCATAGCAACAGCACTGAAGAATAGTAATCATCCATTCTTATGGGTTGCCAAGCAACCAGAAGTTCCTACATCTGACGGTGCTGGACAATTACCAAATGGGTTCATCGAAGAAACGAAAGACCAAGGCTTTATTGCATCCTGGTGTCCCCAAACAAAAGTTTTGGCCCATCCAGCAATTGTCTGTTTCATAACTCATTGCGGGTGGAATTCTTTGTCAGAAACAATAGCTGCAGGAGTGCCAGTCATCACATTTCCTCAATGGTCTGACCAACCAACAAATGCCAAGCTTGTTACTGCTGTTTTCAAGATCGGTCTAAAGCTTAGGCGAAACAGTGAGGGTATTGTTAGCACTGAGGAAGTGGAAACATGCATTGAAGAAATCATTAATGGACCCAAATCAGAAGAGTACAAGAAGAATGTAATGGAATTGAAGGCTGCAGCAACGAAGGCAGTGGCTAGCGGCGGGTCGTCAGACTTGAATATTCAGTGGTTGGTTGATGAGATTAGCAATGGAAATTCTTGTGAAAGTGAAGGTTTTCACTTTCTAAGTGACAACCAGTCAGCAGAACAAGATAAGGTTACGacttaa